From Struthio camelus isolate bStrCam1 chromosome 7, bStrCam1.hap1, whole genome shotgun sequence, a single genomic window includes:
- the LOC138067901 gene encoding PHD finger protein 7-like isoform X2 has product MEPVEDRTSYSTMVCPVCKHAWFHRGCIQGQALRAGFSNFRCPQCKDGDRFLTELLRLGIRIPIRRLAWEQEEEEETFEELYETYSRCDASQCLYRGGREQAEEEGPWQLLLCSSCAASGTHRRCSAMGHTTGLWECDGCAGRSTASSAQSELVCPGTSQAALASSQGSPDAGGSSSVLSRRDRRAGHSRFLHRPLNPYSRP; this is encoded by the exons ATGGAGCCCGTGGAGGACAGGACCTCCTACAGCACCATGGTGTGCCCCGTCTGCAAGCACGCCTGGTTCCACCGTGGCTGCATCCAG ggacaggctctCCGGGCTGGCTTCAGCAACTTCAGGTGCCCTCAGTGCAAAGACGGGGACCGTTTCCTAACAGAGCTGTTGCGCTTGGGCATCCGAATCCCCATCAG aaggctggcttgggagcaggaggaggaggaggagacctttgAAGAGCTATACGAAACGTATAGCCGCTGCGATGCCAGCCAGTGCCTTTAccggggaggcagggagcaggcagaagaggaggg CCCAtggcaactgctgctgtgctcctcgtgCGCTGCCAGCGGGACCCACCGCCGATGCTCTGCCATGGGGCATACCACGGGCCTGTGGGAGTGTGACGGCTGTGCTGGCCGCAGCACTG CATCCAGCGCGCAGTCGGAGCTGGTCTGCCCTGGCACCAGCCAGGCAGCGTTGGcatcctcccagggctccccggatgctgggggcagcagctcagtgCTATCCCGGCGAGACAGGAGAGCAGGCCACTCCAGGTTCCTGCACCGGCCCCTAAATCCCTACAGCCGGCCCTGA
- the LOC138067901 gene encoding uncharacterized protein isoform X1, which yields MEPVEDRTSYSTMVCPVCKHAWFHRGCIQGQALRAGFSNFRCPQCKDGDRFLTELLRLGIRIPIRRLAWEQEEEEETFEELYETYSRCDASQCLYRGGREQAEEEGIQRAVGAGLPWHQPGSVGILPGLPGCWGQQLSAIPARQESRPLQVPAPAPKSLQPALRTAGHGTDTQPLAGGVDGNTSGLAVQELLACYSPAALPTLRGTLPSQ from the exons ATGGAGCCCGTGGAGGACAGGACCTCCTACAGCACCATGGTGTGCCCCGTCTGCAAGCACGCCTGGTTCCACCGTGGCTGCATCCAG ggacaggctctCCGGGCTGGCTTCAGCAACTTCAGGTGCCCTCAGTGCAAAGACGGGGACCGTTTCCTAACAGAGCTGTTGCGCTTGGGCATCCGAATCCCCATCAG aaggctggcttgggagcaggaggaggaggaggagacctttgAAGAGCTATACGAAACGTATAGCCGCTGCGATGCCAGCCAGTGCCTTTAccggggaggcagggagcaggcagaagaggaggg CATCCAGCGCGCAGTCGGAGCTGGTCTGCCCTGGCACCAGCCAGGCAGCGTTGGcatcctcccagggctccccggatgctgggggcagcagctcagtgCTATCCCGGCGAGACAGGAGAGCAGGCCACTCCAGGTTCCTGCACCGGCCCCTAAATCCCTACAGCCGGCCCTGAGGACCGCTGGCCatggcactgacacccagcccctggcagggggAGTCGATGGGAACACCTCGgggctggctgtgcaggagctgcttgcatgctacagccctgctgcactgcctaCCCTGAGAGGGACGCTGCCTTCCCAGTGA
- the LOC138067878 gene encoding PHD finger protein 7-like, with the protein MKRKARKSREDECVLCRRAHSDPDDYGQMYREDGLCAHEFCLYPAKGLFQRGTDGEGFYRFLPGDIRRVVKRAARKSCCVCRRKRATVVCQQKRCARKFHFPCGSERGCISQFFGEYRSFCWEHRPEQRVETHQDGDTTCIICMEPVEDRTSYSTMVCPVCKHAWFHRGCIQGQALRAGFSNFRCPQCKDGDRFLTELLRLGIRIPIRRLAWEQEEEEETFEELYETYSRCDASQCLYRGGREQAEEEGIQRAVGAGLPWHQPGSVGILPGLPGCWGQQLSAIPARQESRPLQVPAPAPKSLQPALRTAGHGTDTQPLAGGVDGNTSGLAVQELLACYSPAALPTLRGTLPSQ; encoded by the exons ATGAAGCGGAAGGCCCGCAAGTCCAGGGAGGATG aGTGTGTGCTGTGTCGCCGTGCGCACTCTGACCCGGATGACTACGGGCAGATGTACCGGGAGGACGGCCTCTGCGCACATGAGTTTTGCCTG TATCCCGCCAAGGGCCTTTTCCAGAGAGGCACCGACGGAGAGGGATTCTACCGGTTCCTCCCTGGAGACATCAGGCGGGTAGTGAAGAGGGCAGCTCGGAAG TCCTGCTGTGTCTGTAGAAGGAAGAGGGCCACCGTTGTGTGCCAGCAGAAGCGGTGTGCCCGCAAGTTCCACTTCCCCTGCGGGTCCGAACGGGGCTGCATCTCGCAGTTCTTTGGGGAGTACAG GTCGTTTTGCTGGGAGCATCGCCCAGAGCAGAGAGTGGAGACGCACCAGGATGGGGACACCACGTGCATCATCTGCATGGAGCCCGTGGAGGACAGGACCTCCTACAGCACCATGGTGTGCCCCGTCTGCAAGCACGCCTGGTTCCACCGTGGCTGCATCCAG ggacaggctctCCGGGCTGGCTTCAGCAACTTCAGGTGCCCTCAGTGCAAAGACGGGGACCGTTTCCTAACAGAGCTGTTGCGCTTGGGCATCCGAATCCCCATCAG aaggctggcttgggagcaggaggaggaggaggagacctttgAAGAGCTATACGAAACGTATAGCCGCTGCGATGCCAGCCAGTGCCTTTAccggggaggcagggagcaggcagaagaggaggg CATCCAGCGCGCAGTCGGAGCTGGTCTGCCCTGGCACCAGCCAGGCAGCGTTGGcatcctcccagggctccccggatgctgggggcagcagctcagtgCTATCCCGGCGAGACAGGAGAGCAGGCCACTCCAGGTTCCTGCACCGGCCCCTAAATCCCTACAGCCGGCCCTGAGGACCGCTGGCCatggcactgacacccagcccctggcagggggAGTCGATGGGAACACCTCGgggctggctgtgcaggagctgcttgcatgctacagccctgctgcactgcctaCCCTGAGAGGGACGCTGCCTTCCCAGTGA